From the genome of Salvelinus fontinalis isolate EN_2023a chromosome 20, ASM2944872v1, whole genome shotgun sequence, one region includes:
- the LOC129817435 gene encoding uncharacterized protein LOC129817435 isoform X2 has protein sequence MCNGSLFRPPHRTRRGEKDRRTNVQRESKMEKFFTILTGNTLGSHEEINRRLTENGLTKVTSLEESDVIMAFCPIVSRAGTDIEAALQQIPAGKPVILVVLHHTFNPDYTVPDSSRLVTRGDVILTVDCLFHERQGLLECHHNEAAVKTIVNIIPPENDWEIIKDSEVSEASEALEHKNLEQDSPKVPRIALLVIVAGNTLGSHEGITQQLTTTSSVTGVKSPKESDFIMVFCPIVSRAGTDIEAALQQIPAGKPVILVVLHHTFNPDYTVPDSSRLVTRGDVILTVDCLFHESQGLLECHRNEAAVKEILKKLNIHPEIAVSCFGPHIISQFSTEVYQLFKSVLTSCWQWVGWPEWPSLTSTTATDEVPVCDHEVQH, from the exons AGTCGAAGATGGAGAAGTTCTTCACCATTCTGACTGGGAATACTCTGGGGTCTCATGAGGAAATAAATCGCCGGCTCACTGAAAATGGTTTAACTAAGGTGACGTCATTGGAGGAGAGTGATGTCATCATGGCTTTCTGTCCCATTGTCTCTCGTGCTGGGACTGATATTGAAGCAGCACTGCAGCAGATTCCTG CTGGTAAACCTGTCATTCTGGTAGTACTGCATCACACCTTCAACCCAGACTACACTGTACCTGACAGCAGCAGACTAGTGACCAGAGGTGATGTAATACTCACAGTGGACTGTCTCTTCCATGAGAGGCAGGGACTATTGGAGTGTCATCACAATGAAGCAGCAGTCAAAACGATTGTGAACATAATACCGCCAGAG AATGACTGGGAGATTATTAAAGACAGTGAAGTCAGTGAAGCCAGTGAAGCCCTTGAGCATAAAAACCTGGAG CAGGATTCTCCAAAAG TGCCAAGGATAGCTCTACTAGTTATTGTAGCAGGGAATACTCTGGGGTCTCATGAGGGCATAACACagcaactaaccacaaccagtaGCGTAACTGGGGTGAAATCACCAAAGGAGAGTGATTTCATCATGGTTTTCTGTCCCATCGTCTCTCGTGCTGGAACTGATATTGAAGCAGCACTGCAGCAGATTCCAG CTGGTAAACCTGTCATTCTGGTAGTACTGCATCACACCTTCAACCCAGACTACACTGTACCTGACAGCAGCAGACTAGTGACCAGAGGTGATGTAATACTCACAGTGGACTGTCTCTTTCATGAGAGCCAGGGACTATTGGAGTGTCATCGCAATGAAGCAGCAGTCAAAGAGATTCTGAAGAAGCTTAATATACATCCTGAG ATTGCAGTTTCTTGCTTTGGCCCTCATATCATCTCGCAGTTCTCAACTGAAGTTTACCAATTGTTTAAGTCAGTTCTAACTTCAT GTTGGCAATGGGTGGGTTGGCCAGAGTGGCCGAGTCTTACCTCAACCACTGCAACAGATGAAGTGCCTGTTTGCGATCATGAAGTGCAACATTAA